The window GGGTTCGTCGACGACCTACACCGTCGCCAAGAACACCCTGGTGAAGCGCGCCGCAGCGGAAGCCGGCATCGAGGGGCTCGACGAGCTCTTCGTCGGACCGACCGCGATCGCGTTCATCGAGGGTGAGCCGGTCGACGCTGCCAAGGCGCTCAAGAAGTTCGCCAAGGACAACAAGGCGTTGGTCGTCAAGGGCGGCTACATGGACGGACGCGCCCTGAGCGTCTCCGAGGTCGAGCGGATCGCCGACCTGGAGTCGCGCGAGGTGCTGCTGTCCAAGTTCGCCGGCGCCCTCAAGGCGAAGCAGTCCCAGGCCGCGGCGCTGTTCGCAGCTCCCGCGTCCCAGGTCGCCCGCCTGGCCGCAGCTCTGCAGGAAAAGAAGTCCGGCGCGGAAAACTCCGACGCCGCATAAACCACCCAAAGAAGTAACAAGGAAGGACCATCACCATGGCCAAGCTGTCCACCGACGAACTGCTCGACGCGTTCAAGGAAATGACCCTGCTCGAGCTCTCTGAGTTCGTGAAGCAGTTCGAAGAGACCTTCGACGTCACCGCTGCGGCCCCGGTCGCCGTTGCCGCCGCCGGCCCCGCCGCCGGTGGTGGCGCCGCCGAGGCCGCCGAGGAGCAGTCGGAGTTCGACGTCATCCTCGAAGGCGCCGGCGAGAAGAAGATCGGCGTCATCAAGGTCGTCCGCGAGATCGTCTCCGGTCTGGGCCTCAAGGAAGCCAAGGACCTCGTCGACAGCGCCCCCAAGCCGCTGCTGGAGAAGGTCAACAAGGAGGCCGCCGAGGACGCCAAGGCCAAGCTCGAGGCTGCCGGCGCATCGGTCACCGTCAAGTAGTTCGCACCACCAAGCTGTGGGGTCGGTCTGGCAAACAGACCGGCCCCACAGTTGTCTCTGTGGTCCGTGTGTGGCGGCAGGGGCAGGTAGGTTACAGTGACTCAAGCCACAGGCGAGAGAGCTGTGGTCTGGCTTTTTCGGTTGTGTCGCTCTTGGCGGGAGGAATTCGCGTGGGCATCGGTATTCAGGTTGAGGGACTGACCAAGTCCTTCGGGTCCCAGCGAATCTGGGAGGACGTCACCTTCGACCTGCCCGCTGGCGAGGTCAGCGTGCTGCTCGGACCGTCGGGTACCGGCAAGTCGGTGTTCCTGAAGTCCCTGATCGGTCTGCTGCGCCCCGAGCGCGGCAAGATCGTCGTCGACGGCACCAACATCATCGAGTGCTCGGCCAAGGAGCTCTACGAGATCCGCACCCTGTTCGGCGTGATGTTCCAGGACGGCGCGCTGTTCGGCTCCATGAGCCTCTACGACAACACGGCGTTCCCGCTTCGTGAGCACACGAAGAAGAAGGAATCCGAGATCCGCAAGATCGTGATGGAGAAGCTGGACCTCGTCGGTCTGGGCGGCGACGAGGACAAGTTCCCCGGCGAGATCTCCGGCGGTATGCGCAAGCGCGCCGGCCTGGCCCGCTCGCTGGTGCTCGATCCGCAGATCATCCTCTGCGACGAGCCGGACTCCGGTCTGGACCCCGTGCGTACGGCCTACCTGTCGCAGCTGCTGATCGACATCAACGCCCAGATCGACTGCACGATCCTGATCGTGACGCACAACATCAACATCGCCCGCACCGTGCCCGACAACATGGGCATGCTGTTCCGCAAGCACCTGGTGATGTTCGGCCCGCGCGAGGTTCTCCTGACCTCCGACGAGCCCGTCGTCAAGCAGTTCCTCAACGGTCGTCGTATCGGCCCGATCGGCATGTCCGAGGAGAAGGACGAGTCGACGATGGCCGAAGAGCAGGCCATGGTCGACGCCGGTCACCACGACGGCGGTACCGAGGAGATCGAGGGTGTGCCGCCGCAGGTCATGGCGACCCCGGGTATGCCCGAGCGCAAGGCGGTCGGTCGTCGTCAGGCTCGCGTCCGCGAGATCATGCACACGCTGCCGCCGGCCGCGCAGGAGGCGATCCGCGCCGACCTCGAAAACACGCAGCAGACCCAGCCGTACCCGGACGGCTACAGCGACGGGACCACCGCGCACCACGCACGTCACGACGACGAGACGCCCACCGGGCGCATCCCGGTGGCGGGCGAGCGCTAAGTAGCTCTTTTCTCGACTGTGGGGCCTGTGCACGCGAACAACGCGATTCGTGTGCACAGGCCCCACAGTCGTCGAGTGGCCTGAAGGGGTCTGAGATGGGCGATCGGCTGTCGGTTCTGATCGGGGCCGGGGTGCTCGCCGCCGGCATGTCGACGGCGGTCCTGACCGGGGCCGGGGTGGCGGTCGCCTCGCCCGACACCGCCTCGAGCACGTCAGCGACGTCAGAGACGTCAGACACGTCCGGGTCGGAGCGTGTGTCCGAGAAGCCGGCCGATCCGCGCGGGGAGAAGGCCGACGAGACGCCCGACGAGACCGAGGCGCCCGACTCCGTCGAGGACGTCGTGCAGGACCTCGACGACGAACCCGACGAGACTGACGATCGCGACGATGCCGCTACCGAGGCGGACCTCGACACGGACGTCGCGGTGGACGCCGACGAGGCCGACGAGGTGGCCGACGTCGAGGAACCGCAAGCCGACGTCGAGGTTCCGGCGGTCGAGGTTCCAGCCGTCGTCGATCAGCCCGCATCGACTGTCGCGGTCGAGGAACCCGTTGCTGCAGTCCTGGTGCCGGCGACGACGACCACGCCGATCGAGGCCCATGTCGCGCGTGCGTCGGCGTCAGAAGCGGCGACCCCGCCGCGGCGGCAGACGCTGCTCAGCGTGCTGGGCGCCGTCGTCTTCAACATCTACTCGGTCGCGTTGCGCGTCCTGGGCGGCCCGCCGATCCTGCCGCCGAACAGCACGGTGACAGTGCGCAGCTCAACGCTGACGATCGACTGCGGCGACGGCTACGAGGTTCCCGCCGACTGGTACGTGCCCGACGGGCCGACGCCCACCCGGCTGATCTACTTCCAGCACGGTTTCATGGCGGCCGGACCGTTCTACAGCTTCACCGCCGCCCGCCTGGCGGAGGCGACCCACAGCATCGTCGTCACCACCTCGCTGACCTCCAACTTCCTGGCCTGCGACGGATGCTGGGTGGGCGGGACCCCGATGCACCGGGCCGTGGCGGACCTGTTCGGCGACGGCAACAGCGCGCTCGGTGACAGCGCGGTGGCGGCCGGATACGCCGGCGCCCTCCTGGACGGAGTGGACAAGGTCGCCCTGATCGGCCACTCGGCGGGAGGCGGTCTCGCCGCCGGTGCGGCCGCCGCGATGACCGGCAACGGTGCGTTCGACCGGCTCGCCGGGGTGGTGATGCTCGACGGCGTCGGGTTCGGCGACGTCACCCCGCGGGCGCTGGAGAGGCTGCCGCTGGACTTCCCGATCTACAACCTCGCCGCACGCTCCTACTTCTGGAACATGTCCGGGACGACGAACACCGCGATGGAGACCTGGCGACCCGGCGGCTTCAACGGCGTCAAGCTCGACGACAGCTCCCACGGCGACGCAATGACCGGCGGCAACGTGTTCGTGCAGGTGGCGATGAACCTCGTCACCGGCTGGCCGAAGCCGGCGAACGCCCGGGCGGCCGAGCTGATCAGCGCGGGATGGCTCGACGACATGTTCACAGCAACGTCGGCGTCGGGCTTCTACGGTGCGCCGAACGCCACCTTGAGCATCGAGACGGCCAGCGGCGTCGCGACCGCACGGGTACTGCCCGGTCCCGCCGAGAAGCTGACGTTCATCGACCGGCTGTTCACCGCGGGATCGATGATCCTGTTCGGAATCGACTTCGCCACCTGCGCCGACACCGATGCCGGTCCGGAGGCGCAAATCGGCGAATCCGCCGGAATTGGCCGCCCAAACACCGCGTTATCTCTTGACGGACGGGCGAAAGCGGGCCAATCTATTGGCCAGCAATGTGTACACGGATGACATCGTTGAGGGCCGCCAGCCAGCGTCCGCAGTTCCGTAGCACACAGGCCTGCCTCTTGGGGTGAGAAACACTTGAGGAATACGTGGCCGTGCGCTATCGTTGGACGTTGCGCTGGCTGCGCCCTGCCCATCCTCATTCGCACAAACGCTGTGATCCTGTCTGAGTCCTGCTCAGAGATCTAGACGCGTGCCGTGTGTTCGAAATAGGCCTGGTCACGCCAGCCGAACCGACGCAGATAAGCGGCAAAGCAGATACCGGTATCCGGGTTTCGGCAGAGTCGCGTGAGGTGCTGGAAGGATGCATCTTGGCAGGGTCCCGCCAGATCGAGTCAACCACTAACAACTCCGTTCCCGGAGCACCAAATAGAATTTCTTTCGCCAAGCTCCGTGAGCCTCTCGAGGTTCCGGGGCTTCTCGACGTTCAGACCGAATCGTTCGAGTGGCTGATTGGTGCCGAGGATTGGTTCCAGCGTGCTGTGGACCGCGGAGATGTAGACCCCAAGGGCGGTCTGCAGGAGGTACTCGAAGAGCTCTCGCCGATCGAAGACTTCTCCGGCTCGATGTCGCTGTCGTTCTCCGATCCGCGCTTCGACGAGGTCAAGGCCCCGGTCGATGAGTGCAAAGACAAGGACATGACGTACGCGGCTCCGCTGTTCGTCACGGCCGAGTTCATCAACAACAACACCGGCGAGATCAAGAGCCAGACGGTCTTCATGGGTGACTTCCCGATGATGACCGAAAAGGGCACCTTCATCATCAACGGCACCGAGCGTGTCGTCGTGAGCCAGCTGGTCCGGTCGCCTGGTGTGTACTTCGACGAGTCGATCGACAAGTCCACCGAGAAGACGCTGCACAGCGTCAAGGTCATCCCCGGCCGCGGCGCGTGGCTGGAGTTCGACGTCGACAAGCGCGACACCGTCGGTGTGCGCATCGACCGCAAGCGCCGTCAGCCCGTCACCGTGCTGCTCAAGGCGCTCGGCTGGACCAACGAGCAGATCGTGGAGCGCTTCGGCTTCTCCGAGATCATGATGAGCACGCTGGAGAAGGACAACACCGCCGGCACCGATGAGGCGCTGCTCGACATCTACCGGAAGCTGCGCCCGGGCGAGCCGCCGACCAAGGAGTCCGCGCAGACCCTGCTGGAGAACCTGTTCTTCAAGGAGAAGCGCTACGACCTGGCCCGCGTCGGCCGCTACAAGGTCAACAAGAAGCTCGGGCTCAACGTCGGTCAGCCGATCACCAGCTCGACGCTGACCGAAGAGGACGTCGTCGCGACCATCGAGTATCTGGTCCGCCTGCATCAGGGTGACCAGACGATGACCGCGCCCGGCGGCTCCGAGGTGCCCGTCGAGGTCGACGACATCGACCACTTCGGCAACCGTCGTCTGCGCACCGTGGGCGAGCTGATCCAGAACCAGATCCGCGTGGGCCTGTCCCGCATGGAGCGTGTCGTGCGTGAGCGCATGACCACCCAGGACGTCGAGGCGATCACGCCGCAGACCCTGATCAACATCCGTCCCGTCGTGGCGGCGATCAAGGAGTTCTTCGGCACCAGCCAGCTCTCGCAGTTCATGGATCAGAACAACCCGCTGTCGGGCCTGACCCACAAGCGCCGCCTGTCGGCGCTGGGCCCCGGTGGTCTGTCTCGTGAGCGTGCCGGCCTCGAGGTTCGCGACGTGCACTCCAGCCACTACGGCCGCATGTGCCCGATCGAGACCCCGGAAGGCCCGAACATCGGCCTGATCGGCTCGCTGTCGGTGTACGCGCGGGTCAACCCGTTCGGCTTCATCGAGACCCCGTACCGCAAGGTCGTCGACGGCGTCGTCAGCGATCAGATCGACTACCTGACCGCCGACGAGGAGGACCGCCACGTCGTGGCGCAGGCCAACTCGCCGCTCGACGGTGACGGTCGTTTCGAGGAGGAGCGCGTCCTGGTCCGCCGTAAGGGCGGCGAGGTCGAGTTCGTCTCGGCGAGCGAGGTCGACTACATGGACGTCTCGCCGCGCCAGATGGTGTCGGTCGCGACGGCGATGATCCCGTTCCTCGAGCACGACGACGCCAACCGCGCCCTGATGGGTGCGAACATGCAGCGCCAGGCGGTTCCGCTGGTCCGCAGCGAGGCGCCGTTGGTCGGTACCGGCATGGAACTGCGTGCCGCGATCGACGCCGGCGACGTTGTCGTCACCGACAAGGCCGGCGTGGTCGAGGAGGTCTCCGCCGACTACATCACCGTGATGGCCGACGACGGCACCCGGCACACCTACCGGATGCGCAAGTTCGCCCGCTCCAACCACGGCACGTGCGCCAACCAGCGCCCGATCGTGGACGCCGGGCAGCGCGTCGAGACCGGTCAGGTTCTCGCCGACGGTCCGTGCACCGAGAACGGTGAGATGGCGCTGGGCAAGAACCTGCTCGTCGCGATCATGCCGTGGGAGGGTCACAACTACGAGGACGCGATCATCCTGTCCAACCGCCTGGTTGAAGAGGACGTGCTGACCTCGATCCACATCGAAGAGCACGAGATCGATGCCCGCGACACCAAGCTGGGCGCCGAGGAGATCACCCGGGACATCCCGAACGTCTCCGATGAGGTGCTGGCAGATCTCGACGAGCGCGGCATCATCCGCATCGGCGCCGAGGTCCGCGACGGCGACATCCTGGTCGGCAAGGTCACGCCGAAGGGCGAGACCGAGCTGACCCCCGAGGAGCGCCTGCTGCGCGCCATCTTCGGTGAGAAAGCCCGCGAGGTCCGCGACACGTCGCTGAAGGTTCCGCACGGTGAGTCCGGCAAGGTCATCGGCATCCGCGTGTTCTCGCGCGAGGACGACGACGAGCTGCCGGCCGGTGTCAACGAGCTGGTCCGCGTCTACGTGGCCCAGAAGCGCAAGATCTCCGACGGCGACAAGCTCGCCGGACGCCACGGCAACAAGGGCGTCATCGGCAAGATCCTGCCCGTCGAGGACATGCCGTTCCTCCCGGACGGCACCCCGGTGGACATCATCCTGAACACCCACGGTGTGCCGCGTCGTATGAACATCGGCCAGATCCTGGAGACCCACCTCGGGTGGGTTGCCAAGGCGGGTTGGAATATCCGGCTTGCCAGTGATGGAGCGGACGGCTCGACCGAGGTTCCCGCGTGGGCAGCCAAGCTGCCCGAGCACATGTTGTCGGCCCCGGCGGACAGCATCGTGGCGACCCCGGTGTTCGACGGTGCGCAGGAAGGTGAGCTGCAGGGCCTGCTCGGCGCGACGCTGCCGAACCGCGACGGAGAGACGATGGTCAACTCCGACGGCAAGGCGGTGCTGTTCGACGGCCGCAGTGGCGAACCGTTCCCGTACCCGGTGACGGTCGGCTACATGTACATCCTGAAGCTGCACCACCTGGTCGACGACAAGATCCACGCGCGTTCGACCGGTCCGTACTCGATGATCACCCAGCAGCCGCTCGGTGGTAAGGCGCAGTTCGGTGGTCAGCGTTTCGGCGAGATGGAGTGCTGGGCCATGCAGGCCTACGGCGCGGCCTACACGCTGCAGGAGCTGCTGACGATCAAGTCCGACGACACCGTCGGTCGCGTGAAGGTCTACGAGGCCATCGTCAAGGGCGAGAACATCCCCGAACCCGGTATCCCGGAGTCGTTCAAGGTGCTTCTCAAGGAGCTGCAGTCGCTGTGCCTCAACGTCGAGGTCCTGTCCTCGGACGGTGCGGCGATCGAAATGCGTGACGGAGACGACGAGGACCTGGAGCGCGCTGCTGCCAACCTCGGAATCAACCTGTCCCGCAACGAATCCGCCTCTGTCGAAGATCTCGCCTGATCTCGCCTGAACTCGCCCCGTAGTTAAGTTTCAACACCCGCAAGGGGAAAGGGAGTTACGTGCTAGACGTCAACTTCTTCGATGAACTCCGCATCGGTCTCGCGACCGCGGACGACATCCGCAACTGGTCCTTCGGCGAGGTCAAGAAGCCGGAGACCATCAACTACCGCACGCTGAAGCCGGAAAAGGACGGCCTGTTCTGCGAGAAGATCTTCGGACCGACTCGCGACTGGGAGTGCTACTGCGGCAAGTACAAGCGCGTCCGGTTCAAGGGCATCATTTGTGAGCGCTGCGGCGTCGAGGTGACCCGGGCCAAGGTGCGCCGTGAGCGGATGGGCCACATCGAGCTGGCCGCACCCGTCACGCACATCTGGTACTTCAAGGGCGTGCCCTCGCGTCTGGGCTACCTGCTCGACCTGGCCCCGAAGGATCTCGAGAAGATCATCTACTTCGCGGCCTACGTGATCACCGCGGTCGACGACGAGATGCGCCACAACGAGCTCTCGACGCTCGAGGCCGAGATGGTCGTCGAGAAGAAGGCCATCGAGGATCAGCGCGACGCCGACCTGGAGGCGCGGGCGCAGAAGCTCGAAGCCGACATGAAGGAGCTCGAGGAAGAGGGCGCGAAGTCCGACGTGCGCCGCAAGGTGCGCGACGGCGGCGAGCGCGAGATGCGTCAGCTGCGCGACCGGGCCCAGCGTGAGCTGGACCGGCTCGACGAGATCTGGACGACGTTCACCAAGCTGGCTCCCAAGCAGCTGATCGTCGACGAGCTGCTCTACCGCGAGCTGCAGGACCGCTACGGCGAGTACTTCGAAGGCGCCATGGGCGCGGAGTCGATCAAGAAGCTCATCGAGACCTTCGACATCGACGCCGAGGCCGATTCGCTGCGCGACACCATCAAGAACGGCAAGGGCCAGAAGAAGCTGCGTGCGCTCAAGCGACTCAAGGTCGTCGCGGCGTTCCAGACCAACCGGAACTCGCCGATGGGCATGGTCCTCGACGCCGTCCCGGTGATCCCGCCGGAGCTGCGCCCGATGGTCCAGCTCGACGGTGGCCGCTTCGCGACGTCGGATCTCAACGATCTGTACCGCCGCGTGATCAACCGCAACAACCGTCTCAAGCGACTGATCGACCTCGGCGCGCCCGAGATCATCGTCAACAACGAGAAGCGCATGCTTCAGGAGTCGGTGGACGCGCTGTTCGACAACGGCCGTCGCGGCCGTCCGGTGACCGGGCCGGGCAACCGCCCGCTCAAGTCGCTGTCCGATCTGCTCAAGGGCAAGCAGGGCCGGTTCCGCCAGAACCTGCTCGGCAAGCGCGTCGACTACTCGGGCCGCTCGGTCATTGTGGTCGGCCCGCAGCTGAAGCTGCACCAGTGTGGTCTGCCGAAGCTGATGGCCCTGGAGCTGTTCAAGCCGTTCGTGATGAAGCGTCTGGTCGACCTGAACCACGCGCAGAACATCAAGAGCGCCAAGCGCATGGTCGAGCGCCAGCGTCCGCAGGTGTGGGACGTCCTCGAAGAGGTCATCTCCGAGCACCCGGTGCTGCTGAACCGTGCACCGACGCTGCACCGCCTCGGCATCCAGGCCTTCGAGCCGCAGCTGGTGGAGGGCAAGGCCATCCAGCTGCACCCGCTGGTGTGTGAGGCGTTCAACGCCGACTTCGACGGCGACCAGATGGCCGTGCACCTTCCGCTGTCCGCGGAGGCGCAGGCCGAGGCCCGCATCCTGATGCTGTCCTCGAACAACATCCTGTCGCCGGCGTCGGGCCGTCCGCTGGCCATGCCGCGTCTGGACATGGTCACCGGTCTGTACTTCCTGACCACCGAGATCGAGGGCGACAAGGGTGAATTCACCCCGGCCGCCAAGGATCAGCCGGAGTCCGGTGTGTACAGCAGCCCGGCCGAGGCCATCATGGCGATGGACCGCGGTGCGCTGAGCGTGCGCGCCAAGATCCGGGTTCGGCTGACGCAGCTGCGTCCGCCCGCCGAGATCGAGGCCGAGCGGTTCCCCGACGGCTGGAACATGGGCGACGCCTGGACGGCGGAGACC is drawn from Mycolicibacterium gilvum and contains these coding sequences:
- the rplJ gene encoding 50S ribosomal protein L10 → MAKADKATAVADIAEKFKESTATVVTEYRGLTVSNLAELRRSLGSSTTYTVAKNTLVKRAAAEAGIEGLDELFVGPTAIAFIEGEPVDAAKALKKFAKDNKALVVKGGYMDGRALSVSEVERIADLESREVLLSKFAGALKAKQSQAAALFAAPASQVARLAAALQEKKSGAENSDAA
- the rplL gene encoding 50S ribosomal protein L7/L12 translates to MAKLSTDELLDAFKEMTLLELSEFVKQFEETFDVTAAAPVAVAAAGPAAGGGAAEAAEEQSEFDVILEGAGEKKIGVIKVVREIVSGLGLKEAKDLVDSAPKPLLEKVNKEAAEDAKAKLEAAGASVTVK
- a CDS encoding ABC transporter ATP-binding protein, producing the protein MGIGIQVEGLTKSFGSQRIWEDVTFDLPAGEVSVLLGPSGTGKSVFLKSLIGLLRPERGKIVVDGTNIIECSAKELYEIRTLFGVMFQDGALFGSMSLYDNTAFPLREHTKKKESEIRKIVMEKLDLVGLGGDEDKFPGEISGGMRKRAGLARSLVLDPQIILCDEPDSGLDPVRTAYLSQLLIDINAQIDCTILIVTHNINIARTVPDNMGMLFRKHLVMFGPREVLLTSDEPVVKQFLNGRRIGPIGMSEEKDESTMAEEQAMVDAGHHDGGTEEIEGVPPQVMATPGMPERKAVGRRQARVREIMHTLPPAAQEAIRADLENTQQTQPYPDGYSDGTTAHHARHDDETPTGRIPVAGER
- the rpoB gene encoding DNA-directed RNA polymerase subunit beta, which gives rise to MLEGCILAGSRQIESTTNNSVPGAPNRISFAKLREPLEVPGLLDVQTESFEWLIGAEDWFQRAVDRGDVDPKGGLQEVLEELSPIEDFSGSMSLSFSDPRFDEVKAPVDECKDKDMTYAAPLFVTAEFINNNTGEIKSQTVFMGDFPMMTEKGTFIINGTERVVVSQLVRSPGVYFDESIDKSTEKTLHSVKVIPGRGAWLEFDVDKRDTVGVRIDRKRRQPVTVLLKALGWTNEQIVERFGFSEIMMSTLEKDNTAGTDEALLDIYRKLRPGEPPTKESAQTLLENLFFKEKRYDLARVGRYKVNKKLGLNVGQPITSSTLTEEDVVATIEYLVRLHQGDQTMTAPGGSEVPVEVDDIDHFGNRRLRTVGELIQNQIRVGLSRMERVVRERMTTQDVEAITPQTLINIRPVVAAIKEFFGTSQLSQFMDQNNPLSGLTHKRRLSALGPGGLSRERAGLEVRDVHSSHYGRMCPIETPEGPNIGLIGSLSVYARVNPFGFIETPYRKVVDGVVSDQIDYLTADEEDRHVVAQANSPLDGDGRFEEERVLVRRKGGEVEFVSASEVDYMDVSPRQMVSVATAMIPFLEHDDANRALMGANMQRQAVPLVRSEAPLVGTGMELRAAIDAGDVVVTDKAGVVEEVSADYITVMADDGTRHTYRMRKFARSNHGTCANQRPIVDAGQRVETGQVLADGPCTENGEMALGKNLLVAIMPWEGHNYEDAIILSNRLVEEDVLTSIHIEEHEIDARDTKLGAEEITRDIPNVSDEVLADLDERGIIRIGAEVRDGDILVGKVTPKGETELTPEERLLRAIFGEKAREVRDTSLKVPHGESGKVIGIRVFSREDDDELPAGVNELVRVYVAQKRKISDGDKLAGRHGNKGVIGKILPVEDMPFLPDGTPVDIILNTHGVPRRMNIGQILETHLGWVAKAGWNIRLASDGADGSTEVPAWAAKLPEHMLSAPADSIVATPVFDGAQEGELQGLLGATLPNRDGETMVNSDGKAVLFDGRSGEPFPYPVTVGYMYILKLHHLVDDKIHARSTGPYSMITQQPLGGKAQFGGQRFGEMECWAMQAYGAAYTLQELLTIKSDDTVGRVKVYEAIVKGENIPEPGIPESFKVLLKELQSLCLNVEVLSSDGAAIEMRDGDDEDLERAAANLGINLSRNESASVEDLA
- a CDS encoding DNA-directed RNA polymerase subunit beta', which codes for MLDVNFFDELRIGLATADDIRNWSFGEVKKPETINYRTLKPEKDGLFCEKIFGPTRDWECYCGKYKRVRFKGIICERCGVEVTRAKVRRERMGHIELAAPVTHIWYFKGVPSRLGYLLDLAPKDLEKIIYFAAYVITAVDDEMRHNELSTLEAEMVVEKKAIEDQRDADLEARAQKLEADMKELEEEGAKSDVRRKVRDGGEREMRQLRDRAQRELDRLDEIWTTFTKLAPKQLIVDELLYRELQDRYGEYFEGAMGAESIKKLIETFDIDAEADSLRDTIKNGKGQKKLRALKRLKVVAAFQTNRNSPMGMVLDAVPVIPPELRPMVQLDGGRFATSDLNDLYRRVINRNNRLKRLIDLGAPEIIVNNEKRMLQESVDALFDNGRRGRPVTGPGNRPLKSLSDLLKGKQGRFRQNLLGKRVDYSGRSVIVVGPQLKLHQCGLPKLMALELFKPFVMKRLVDLNHAQNIKSAKRMVERQRPQVWDVLEEVISEHPVLLNRAPTLHRLGIQAFEPQLVEGKAIQLHPLVCEAFNADFDGDQMAVHLPLSAEAQAEARILMLSSNNILSPASGRPLAMPRLDMVTGLYFLTTEIEGDKGEFTPAAKDQPESGVYSSPAEAIMAMDRGALSVRAKIRVRLTQLRPPAEIEAERFPDGWNMGDAWTAETTLGRVLFNELLPRGYPFVNKQMHKKVQAAIINDLAERYPMIVVAQTVDKLKDAGFYWATRSGVTVSMADVLVPPEKQEILERYEAAADSIEKQYQRGKLDKGERNEALVKIWQDATEEVGQALRSHYPKDNPIITIVDSGATGNFTQTRTLAGMKGLVTNPKGEFIPRPIKSSFREGLTVLEYFINTHGARKGLADTALRTADSGYLTRRLVDVSQDVIVRETDCETERGITVTLAELQGDQLLRDQHIETSAYARTLATDAVDANGNVVVERGHDLGDPAIDALLAAGITEVKVRSVLTCATGTGVCAMCYGRSMATGKLVDIGEAVGIVAAQSIGEPGTQLTMRTFHQGGVTGGADIVGGLPRVQELFEARIPRNRAPIADVSGRIRLEESDKFYKITIVPDDGGEEVVYDKLSRRQRLKVFKHDDGSERLLTDGDHVEVGQQLLEGSADPHEVLRVQGPREVQIHLVKEVQEVYRAQGVSIHDKHIEVIVRQMLRRVTIIDSGATEFLPGSLTERGEFETENRRVVAEGGEPAAGRPVLMGITKASLATDSWLSAASFQETTRVLTDAAINCRSDKLQGLKENVIIGKLIPAGTGINRYRNIQVQPTEEARAAAYTIPSYEDQYYSPDFGQATGAAVPLDDYGYSDYR